In the genome of candidate division KSB1 bacterium, the window AGCACAGAGAGTAAAATTGCGAAACCTGCCGCCGCTTTATCAATTCAGCAACGAACGACCGCTGGTTTTCACCATCGGTTCTCTCAAGCCGGCGATTTTTCTGGCCCCACAGGTGGTTGAGAAATTAGCAGAACCCGAACTCGAAGCCGCCCTGGTTCACGAGCTTACCCATATCCGAAGGCGCGATAATTTGCTCATTTGGTTTCTGGAAATTTTCTTTCTTTCCATGCCCCTGCTGATCATTCAGATTTTTGCCATCAGCTTTATTTTCAGCGTGCAGAATTCGGTTTATGCCATTTTAGGGGCACTGGCGGTGCCAATAGCATTCAAAGTATTTTTGTGGAAGCGGATTCTCTATTTGCGTGAGCTCTCCTGCGACGACCTGTCGGTCGACAAAATTAAAGACCCGTTGATTCTGGCGGCTTCGTTGACCAACGTCTGGCGACTCGGCAAGGAGCTGCCTCGATATCGCTGGCAAAAAGGGCTGGCGTTTGCGCAAACCCTGTTACCCACACGGCTCAATATCGATTTTCGCATAAAACGATTGCTCAATTATAAAAGACCGTGGTTTAAGTTTTTGGTCGGTAGAGCCACGAAAGTTTTTCTGGTCGGTTTTATGCTGTTCACCCTGGTTTTTCTCTGGCAATTCTACCGCAAATACGGGCATTTAAACTTCGGCATCCAGGACGTTCACAGCCTGCATATTTGCACAGATCTATGTGACCATTACTAAAAAAAAATTTAACCCAAACTACGACGACTTGTAGTAATTAATTAACCATTTAATTTAAGGAGGTTCAGTTATGACAAAAAGTATTCTTATCGCAGCCGGACTCGTGCTACTCGTGTCGATCGCCATCTTCGCTTATGGCGGAAACAACTTCGCGAACACCCTGCACGCCGCAAGTCATAAATTTGGTTTGTGCCAGGCCGCAGACGCAGCGCCGACATTTGCAAGTGCAGATAGAAACAGCGCCGGCGCGTGCTTAAACAACACCGCCTGCAAGCCTGAAAATGCGGTGGCCACCCTCGCCGGCTTTAGTGAAGCTGAGCGCAAGCTTATTGATTATGTCTGCGACCGCGTGGTTGGCGAAGGCAAAACCAACTTTGACGATGTGGATTTTGAAAAAGAGATCGGTGTCTCGGTCGATGCCCTGGATCAACAAACCTTACAAGTTGGCGTGTTGGCAGAATTGAATCGCAGAAACTTTAAATTCAGCAGTCTCGGCGGTGGAGGCTACTGCTCGAAGTTCAGCGCTTGCTCGGTAGATAGAGATCTAAGCGGCGCAACTGGCGAGGAACTGACCCGCTACCAATTAGAGAAATCACAGGATGGAAATGAATTTACCGACCGGGCAGCACCTGATTTCACTTTGCCGACAACTGACAGCAGGACCGTTTCTCTTTCAGATTATCGCGGCAAACCAGTGGCTGTGGTTTTTCTCTCAGGTCACTGCTCGCACAGTTTTGATACTCTGCCCATTCTGACCGAAATGAACAAAAAGTATGGCTCCGAACTGGCCATTCTGCCGGTTTATGTCAACAGCGGCTCGGTCGAAAACGTCCTGACCTGGAGTGCAGAGATGAATTTGGGTTTTCCTTTGATCGTTTCGCAATCCAAAGAAATCTCAAACGCCTACAACAGCAGAATGGTCCCGTCAACTTTCTTAATCGATCGGAATGGACAATTAACCAAAAAGTATGTTGGCTATAAAGATCAGGCAATTTTGGACAAAGCCTTCGCTGAATTGATTCGTTCTTAAAATATTGATCCATGTTTATGGAGGCCGAGACTTATGCAGAAAACTGAGCTTAGAATTAGTGAAAGAAAAGTCGAAGAATTTTTAGACCTTCATATAAAAGTCCTAACGGGCATTTTACAGGGGAAAGGCTTTGAGCAGATTCGTGAAGAATATGAGGGCGAATTTGAGCGTCTCAACTATTTAGAGGTCGCGACAAAATACCTGTCATGTCTGAGCTTTAATGAAAAAGGCGAGCTCAAAGCCGCCTATCCCCTTTCGCCTAAGAAAACGGACTATCACATATCTGTGGACGGAATTGGCTCCGGATATGCTATGTGCGCGATCGATGCTTTGGGGGCAGCCTACACATTCAAGGCAAAAACGGTAATCGAATCAGCAGACCCGGCGACCCAGACACCTATCAAAATAACAATCGATCCCGAGAATCTGGAAACTGAACCGTATTCCGATATTGTCGTCACGGCTCCGAAAGCCATTCCACAGAAAAAGGAAGGTGAAACGTTCGACGCCTCTGTTGATATGTGTCCCCAAATTGGGTTTTTCGAAAGTGCGGAGACCATTCCGAAAGAACAGCAAGAACTTGTGGCCGCCATCTCGTTTGACGAAGCACTGAAGCATGGCAGAAGTAATTTTGATATTCAAATACTGAGACAGGGATTCAAGGAAGCGGTATTGACGTTGATGACGCTTTACCAGAAAGGATCAATATCAGAAGACCAATTCATCAAAACCTTTTTGGAAAATACCTCGAACAGCATTCTGAAATCCTTGCAGTCGGAGCAGCTAAAAACAATAATCCTTCAGCCGCTGGTAGCAAAAAAGGTTTTTGAAGAAGTAAGTCCACCAGATTCTCAAGAAAGGCATTTGCGACTAGCCGATTTAGGAGAAAGAATCCTGAAAACATTTTTGGATTAGATCAGAACGTAATGTGTAAAGTAATTGAGAATAATCTTAGTTGAATACCCTAATTCAAGAAATTGTTTACTACAATATGTAGTGGACATTTCTAAGCGCCAAATTTCTATTACTTACCAACTGATTTATGATGTTTGACTGGCTTTCTGAACAGTATATTCAGTTAATCGCAAATAGCAACATCTTATTGGGCTATTTTGTGGATTGCTATGCTGTCGAACGGCTGCGATTATTGGCCCTCGCTCTCTTTACTTTGCTTATCCTAAAAGTGGGAATTCATTTGACTGTATACCAGCGGCTGAGAAGAAACTTTTCAGAATATTCGGGGCAGAGCGACCCCTACTTAATGAAAATATTCAATCATGCCAACGCAAAAGTCAAATTAAAGCGTCTGCCGCTTCTTTATAAGTTTTCCAACCAAATCCCGCTTTTGTTTACGATAGGAACCTTAAGACCCGCTATTTTTATGGCACCTA includes:
- a CDS encoding TlpA family protein disulfide reductase is translated as MTKSILIAAGLVLLVSIAIFAYGGNNFANTLHAASHKFGLCQAADAAPTFASADRNSAGACLNNTACKPENAVATLAGFSEAERKLIDYVCDRVVGEGKTNFDDVDFEKEIGVSVDALDQQTLQVGVLAELNRRNFKFSSLGGGGYCSKFSACSVDRDLSGATGEELTRYQLEKSQDGNEFTDRAAPDFTLPTTDSRTVSLSDYRGKPVAVVFLSGHCSHSFDTLPILTEMNKKYGSELAILPVYVNSGSVENVLTWSAEMNLGFPLIVSQSKEISNAYNSRMVPSTFLIDRNGQLTKKYVGYKDQAILDKAFAELIRS
- a CDS encoding M48 family metalloprotease — translated: MFEWLSEQYIKLILNYEILLGNPSGCGTVELLRLFTFTLLVIFVLKLFVHLIIFQHLKRKFPRYSEDSQGSLFHLIKKAAQRVKLRNLPPLYQFSNERPLVFTIGSLKPAIFLAPQVVEKLAEPELEAALVHELTHIRRRDNLLIWFLEIFFLSMPLLIIQIFAISFIFSVQNSVYAILGALAVPIAFKVFLWKRILYLRELSCDDLSVDKIKDPLILAASLTNVWRLGKELPRYRWQKGLAFAQTLLPTRLNIDFRIKRLLNYKRPWFKFLVGRATKVFLVGFMLFTLVFLWQFYRKYGHLNFGIQDVHSLHICTDLCDHY